GCCGCACCTCTACGTATCGAGTGCTACGACATGAGCCACCTGCAAGGCACCGACTATGTCGGGTCGATGGTGGTGTTCGAGGACGGGCTGCCGGCCAAGCGCGAGTACCGCCGGTTCAAGATCCAAACCGTCGGCGGCAACGACGACTTCGCTGCAATGGAGGAGGTCCTCACACGGCGGCTGACCAACTATCTGGTCGACCGCGAAAAGCCGGCTCACGAGCAGGGGAAGTTTGCCTACCCACCCCAGCTGCTGGTGGTCGATGGTGGAAAGGGCCAGCTGTCGTCCGCGGTGAAGGTGCTGGATCAGCTGGGGCTCAGCGACGAGATTCCGGTCGCGTCGCTGGCCAAGCAGTTCGAAGAGGTTTTTGTTCCGGGCCGCAGCCAACCGATCGTCATCCCGCGCCAATCAGAGGCGCTGTACATGTTGCAGCGGTTGCGTGACGAGAGCCACCGCTTCGCCATCACCTACCACCGTCAGCTGCGCGGGAAGCGCATGACGAAGTCGATACTCGACGACATTCCGGGTCTGGGAGAGGTTCGCCGCAAGCGGCTGATCAAGGAGCTGGGCGGGGTGGGGAAGGTCAAGACCGCGTCGCTGGAGACCCTGCAGGGTCTCAGCTGGTTACCCGACCAGGTCGGGCAGGCGATCTACGACAAGATCCACACCCCGCGCTGACTCCTCGATACGTGATGTGATCCTGCGTCAGGCGTTGGCCACGAAGGTGCGCAGCGCTTCGTCGCCCGCCTCCAGGTCGCGAGGCTCGGTGGCCTGGATCTCGACACGGACCAGATAGTCGCCGTCGAGCGGAGTCGCAGCCAGCACCACGTAGTAGGTGCCGATGCCGCCGCAGTTGCCGTAGATCTGCAACACCCCGGCGTAGAAGCCGTCGTCGTAGTCCTGCTGGCCGAGGTCTTCACAGAACTCGTTCAGGCCGGAACGCTCCTGCAGCAGCACCGGTATGTCCGATGCCGGCCTGTTCGGGGCCGACTCGACGATGATGCCCGGAACGTCCCAGAAATCGAGGAAGCCCTGCAGATCGGGTGAGGCCCACACGCTGGGCCCGAAGTTCGGGTTCTCCTCACCGTTGACCTGCCACGTGTCGGGCACCGACACCGAGATCCGCCCGCTGTCGTCGGTGGCCGTCGTGTAGGTGTAGCTGACGCCCAGAGCGTCCCCGTTATCGCCACCGCTCGTGGGCTGGCCGCCGGTCTCTTCGATGACCGTTTCGGTGATCAGCGGAACGATGATCGGGAGGCCGTTGATTTGGCCCTCGAGTACCAGGTCGAGCGAGGGCCGGTAGACGCTGACATCCATGGTCGCATCGGCGCCCTGGGTGCGCAGGACGTCGCAATAATCGGCCATGGTGCCGTCGGCGGCCATGATGAGGTTCTCGAGTTCCAGCAGCAGATCGCCCGGCTCGATACCGGCCTGGTCTGCTGGCGAGCCGCTCTTGACGCTGCGGATCCAGATACCTGTGAATCCGCTGTCGAACACCACTGCCTCACCGTTGATACCCAGCGAGTCGACGTCGTTGCCGGCGGCCAACTGTTCGATGATGGGACGGGCGGTGTCTGCGTCGATTGCGAAATTGGTGTCGAACTGATCGCTGCCGGCGTAGTTGATGCCTACGACGCGTCCCTGCTCGTCCACCAGCGGTCCGCCCGAGTTGCCGCCGAGAATACGAGCGTCGTGCTGCAACACTCCGTCGACGGATGCCCAGTTGGTTTCGCCCTTGGCCTCGGTCGAAGAGACGATGCCTGCTGTGAGTGTGAAGTCGAGGTTGTCGAAGTCGTTGTCGTCGGAGGCCGGAAAGCCTGCCGAGTACACGGGAAGGCCGGCTCGCACCTCGTCGTCGCGGAAGGTCAGCGGGGCGTAGCCGTCGCCGACCAACTGGATGACGGCCAGATCAGAGCATTCGCTGACTCCGAGTATCTGGGCGTTGATCGGGTCGTCGCCATCGGGGAACTTCACCGCCAAGGTCGCGGCTCCGGTTACCACGTGGTTGTTGGTGACGACGATGCCGTCTTCGCTGATGACGAAGCCACTGCCCGTGCTCTGGGCGTTGCGCATGGTTCCTTCGAAGAACTCGAACGTGCCCTGGGCCTGGATCTGCACCACAGAGTTGCGGACGTCGGCGATGTCGTCGAGACCGCCCCCGCCCGAATCCTCGGTGGTTGTGGTGGTGTTGTCCTCGCCGGCATCGGTTCCAGAGTCGGCCGCCGTGGTGGTCGAGATCTGGCCGGCCGACGAGTCACCGCTGTCGTCACTATCGCTGTCGCCGCCGCAAGCGCTGGCCAGCATTGCCAAGGCCAACACCACGGAAATTGTCAGTCGTCGCATCAGGTGGTCCTCCTCACACACTCTGCGGCCAACAAACTACTCAATTCGGCGGGGTCGACCGCGAATCGTGGTTCGTTGGTTGCGCCACCATGCCGGGACGTACCCTGGAGGAGATGAGCGTCGACGATCCCGACTTGTGGGAGAAGAATGCGTCCTGGTGGCAGGACGGATTCACCGATGGGGCCGATCCTGAGTACACCGAGCAGATCGTGCCCATTGCCGCCGAGCTGCTGAAAGGGGCTCAGCGGGTTCTGGACGTCGGCGCCGGCGAGGGCCAGTTGGCGCGCGTCGCGGCGGCCCAGGGCAGCCAGGTGGTGGCTACTGACATCACGTGGGAGCAGATAAGGGTCGCAGCCCAGCGCGGTGGCGGGCCGGTGGTGGTCCGCAACGGTGCGGCACAGCTGCCGTTTGCCGACGCCAGCTTCGACGCAGTACTGGCCTGCCTGGTGTTCGAGCACATCAGCGATGTCGACGCCGCCATCGCCGAGGTGGCCAGGGTGCTAGAGCCCGGTGGTCGCTTCGTCTTCATGCTCAACCACCCATTGCTTCAGACGCCCAACAGCGGCTGGATCGACGATCAGATGATCGACCCGCCCGAGCAGTATTGGCGGGTGGGCGACTATCTGATCGAAGACGAAACGATCGAGGAGGTGCAGCAGGGGGTGTTCATCCCCTTCATCCACCGCCCGCTGAGCCGATACGTCAATGCGATGGCCGAGAACCAGCTGCTCGTCGCCGGCATGATCGAGCCGGCACCACCTCCTGGCTTCCTCGAGCGCGCATCGGCCTACGAGGCTGCCGCCACAATCCCCAGGCTGTTGGTGTTCGACGCCTTCAAGTGGGTGCCGTGAGTTCGTCCGACGCTCTCGCCGACGTTTCGTCAGACTTCCTGATAGTCACCGGACTCAGCGGGGCCGGTCGCTCGCAGGCCGCCAACACCCTCGAAGATCTCGGATGGTTCGTCATCGACAACCTTCCACCGGCGTTGATTCCCAAGGTCGCCGAGTTGGCGGGCCCTGGTGGCTCGGCCAGGCGCACTGCGATGGTGGTTGGTACCACCCACGACGCCAACGAGGTTCTCGACTCGCTCGCCGAACTCACCGACATGGGCGCCCGTGTTCGGGTGCTGTACCTCGAGGCCAGCCCCGACGTGTTGGTGCGGCGCTATGAAGACACCCGTCGGCGGCATCCCCAGGGACGCGACGGCGAAGGCTTGGTCGAGGCGATCGACCGTGAGATCTCGATGCTCGAGGAGGTCAAGGCTCGGGCCGATCTCGTCATCAACACCACAGACACCAACGTCCACGATCTGCGCCGACGCGTGGTCGAGCTGTTCGGCGAATCGGGCGCCGATCCGCTGATGAAGACGACGATCTCGTCGTTCGGCTACAAGCACGGTCTGCCCCGCGATGTCGACCTGGTGTTCGACTGCCGGTTCCTGCCCAACCCTCACTGGATCGAGGAGCTGCGGCCTTTGACCGGGCTGGACGAACCGGTTGCCCGCTACGTCCTCGATCAGCCGACCACCGTCGATTTCCTGGCCCGCCTCGACGAGCTTCTCGACCTCTTGTTGCCGTCGTACGCTCGCGAAGGCAAGAGCTACCTCACGATCGCGATGGGGTGTACGGGCGGCCGTCATCGCAGCGTCGCGCTGGCCGAAGAGGTGGCCCGCAGGCTGCGTTCCAGGGGCTACCGTCTGAGTGTGCAACACCGCGATGTTCATCGTGGTGGCTCGGGTTCTCCATCTACAACCAAGAAAACTGGAGATTGAAATGACCGTACGTGTTGGCATCAACGGCTTTGGCCGTATCGGCCGCAACTTCTTCAGGGCCGCCAAGGACCAGGGCGCCGACATCGACTTCGTCGCCGTCAACGACCTGGGCGACAAGGCCACCATGGCTCACCTGCTCAAGTACGACTCGGTGATGCCCAACCTGGCATCCGACATCATCGCCACCGACGATGGCATCTCGGTCGACGGCGATGTTCTGAAGGTCCTGTCCGTGCGCGACCCCAAGGAGCTTCCGTGGGGCGATCTGGGCGTAGATGTGGTCATCGAATCGACCGGCATCTTCACCGACCGTGACAAGGCTGCGATGCATCTCGATGCCGGCGCACCCCTGGTGATCGTGTCCGCACCCTCGGGCGGCGCCGACGCCACCATCGTGTTCGGTGTCAATCACGAGGACTTCGATGCCTCGCAGCACAAGGTCATCTCCAACGCCAGCTGCACCACCAACTGCTTCGTTCCGATGGTCAAGGTGCTCGACGATGCGTTCGGCGTCGAGAAGGGCCTCATGACGACGGTGCACGCTTACACCGGCGACCAGTCGATCGTCGACGGTCCGCACAAGGACCTTCGCCGTGCTCGCGCTGCGGCCGTCAACATCGTTCCGACCTCGACAGGTGCGGCCCGGGCCACGGGCCTGGTTCTGCAGGCGATGCAGGGCAAGCTCGACGGCACGTCGCTGCGCGTGCCCATTCCCGACGGGTCGATCACCGACTTCACTGCCATCCTCAGCAAGGACGTCACCGTCGAAGAGATCAACGCCGCCTACGCCGCCGCGTCGGCCTCGGGTCCTTTGGCTTCGGTGCTCGAGTACAGCGAGGCTCCGCTGGTCAGCTCCGACATCGTGGGCACTCCGTGGAGCTGCACCATCGATGCCGGCATGACCATGGCCATGGGCAACCTCGTCAAGGTCTGTGGCTGGTACGACAACGAGTGGGGCTACTCCAACCGCCTCGTCGACCTCGTCATGCACGCCTGTTCCTGACCGGGTCCAGACATGTCGAACACATTTGACGTGCCGCGCCTCGAGGATCTTCTCGAGGCGCTGGGCGGCGACCTCACCGGCAAGCGCATCCTCGTGCGCACCGACTTCAACGTGCCTCTGCGCGACGGTCAGATCTCCGACGATCTGCGGATTCGCGCCGCCCTGCCCACCATCGAGTGGCTGCAGCAGCACGGAGCCGCGGTGGTGACCGCGTCTCACCTCGGTCGGCCCAAGGGCGAACCCGACCCCAAGTATTCGGTCGCTCCGGTGCGCGAGCGGCTGGCCGAGCTGGCGCCGGGGGTCGAGCTGCTCGAGAACCTGCGTTTCAACGCGGGCGAGACCAGCAACGACCCCGCCTTCGTAGCCGAGCTGGTCAAGGGCTTCGACGGCTATGTCAACGATGCCTTCGGGGCGTCGCATCGGGCCCACGCCTCCATCGTGGGCCCACCCAAGACGCTGCCCAGTGCGGCGGGTCGGCTGCTCGAAAAAGAGGTCGAAGTTCTGGGCGGCATGCGCTCAAACCCCAAGCGGCCGTTCGTGGCCGTCTTGGGCGGGGCCAAGGTCAGCGACAAGATCGGCGTCATCGAGGCCCTCGCCGGCATCGTCGATCAGCTCATCGTGGGCGGCGCCATGTGCTTCACCTTCTTCAAGGCGATGGGCAACTCGGTTGGCAACTCGCTGTGCGAAGACGACCAGGTCGAGGTGGCTCGCAGGTTGCTCGACTCCGATGCTCCGATCCTGCTTCCCAGCGATGTCACGGCTCTGGGCCCCGACGGTGTCGATGTGCGCCAACTGGGCCGCAATCTGCCCGACGGCTGGACTGGCTACGACATCGGCCCGGGCTCAGCTGCCGAGTTCGGCGACGCCGTGATGGACGCGCGAATGGTGTTCTGGAACGGGCCCATGGGCATGTTCGAGGACGACCGTTTCGCCGGCGGCACCAGGGCCGTGGCCCAGGCCATGGCCGACACCCGGGCGTTCACGGTCGTCGGTGGTGGCGACAGCGCTGCTGCCATCGCCCAGTTCGGACTGGCGTCCGAGATCGACCATGTGTCGACCGGCGGGGGAGCCAGCCTCGAGTTGCTCGAGAACGGCGACCTTCCAGGTCTCGAGGCTTTGCGAAACGCCCCGAACCTCGGCTGATCAGCACGAGGCCGAATCGAGGCGCGATCAGAACCGGTAGGCGCTCAGATGGCTGACCGCTGCGAATCCGACGCTGTCAGCAAGGGCTGCCGAGGCGGTGTTGTCGTCGTTGTGCCGGTATAGCGGTTCGATTCGGGAGTCGCGGAGTTCGCCCACAAGGGTCCGCACAGCCGCGGCGCCCACTCCGGCTCGGCGGTGCTCGGCACATACTGCGATGCCTATGTCTCCCCAGCCCACCATGTCGCCCCACGGTTTGGCCCCGGCGTAGGCGATGGGTTCACCGCCGAATCGTACGACTACGGCGTGGTGGTCGGGGTCGTCGAGTTCGATCTCGGCGTCGTCGGCGGCTTCTGGTCCCAACGACTCGACCAGACGCTCGAGCTCTGACCGGTTTTCGGGCGCTGCCGCGTCGAGCGACGCGAACTCGTAGCCGCTCGATAGCGCAGGCGTAGTGTCCGGTGCGCAATCGAGGCGTTGGTCGTCGATCAGAAGCAAACGGGCCGAGCCGACTAGTTCCAGCTCGCGCCGCTGTGCCGCAGCGCGCCATTGTTCGACGGTGCACGCTGTGTCGGGCAGTATCAGCTCGAGGGCTTCGGCGTGGATCGGATCGCACAGCACCACGAGGTGTTCACCAAAGGCGTAGCCGGAAGCGATGTTGGTGTCGCGCCTGTCCTCGCATGCGACGATCGTGCGACCCTTGCTCTGGGAGAGCTCAGGGTCGATCCGCCAGCTTTCGGCAAGGGCCTGCAGGAACAGTTGGCGTTTCATCGGAGCGACGATAAAGCCCGCGTGTCCCGGTAGGCGCTACATTCGCCTTGTGACAAGGCGAATGTTGGTAAGTGGCAACTGGAAGATGCACCTCAATCATTTCGAGGCGATCCAGTTGGTCCAAAAGCTCAGCTACGAGTTGAACGGGCACGACTTCGATGCCGTCGAAGTCACGGTGCACCCGCCGTTCACCGACATCCGATCTGTTCAGACCGTCATCGACGCCGACCGAATGAAGATCGGCTTGGGTGCCCAGAACGTGCACTTCGAGCCCAAGGGCGCCTTTACCGGCGAGGTTTCGCCCGAGATGCTGCAGAAGCTCAACGTGGCTTATGTCATCGTCGGACACAGCGAGCGGCGCCAGTTGTTCGGGGAGTCCGACGAGATAGTCAACAAGAAGGCCAAGGCCGTTCTGAAGAACGAGATGACGCCCATCGTCTGCGTCGGCGAGACCATCGAACAGCGCGATGTCAACCAGCACGAGGCAGTGGTCGAGGCCCAGTTGCGTGCCAGCCTCGCAGGCCTCTCGGCCGAACAACTCGGCGGTCTGGTCGTGGCCTACGAGCCCATCTGGGCCATAGGTACCGGTGCCACCGCAACCTCTGACGATGCCCAGGACATGTGTGCTCACGTGCGCCGGGTCGTCGACGACATCAAGTCCGGAGCGGGCGATTCGGTGCGTGTTCAGTACGGCGGTTCGGTCAAGCCGACGAATGCAAAGGAACTGCTGTCGCGCCCAGACATCGACGGCGCTCTGGTAGGCGGAGCAGCTCTAGAGGCCAACAGTTTCGCTCGCATCGTCCAATACGACCTCGACTCGTGAGTCGCTCGTCGAAATAGACCGTTAACACGTTTGGTCGACACGCCGGCGTGCCCGCGTTATAGGATCCTGCGGCACTAACTCACCGGGGGACGAGGAATGGCATTGGCGACCGACCAGGGCGGCGGGGGATACAGCGGGTGATGGACGAAGGTCGGGTTCTCGACGTTCGCGGTCTCGCCGTCGAGTTCGACACGCCTGACGGCACAGTGTTCGCGGTGAACGGCGTCGACTTCAGCTTGAAGGCCGGCGAGTTCGTCGGAGTGGTCGGCGAGAGCGGTTCTGGCAAGAGCGTGACCATGATGTCGGTGATGCGGCTGATCCCGATGCCGCCCGGCCGCATAGCCGCCGGCACTGCGACCTTCGACGGGCGCGACCTCCTCGACATCGGCCTCGACGAGCTTCGCGAGGTGCGCGGCTCGGAGATCGGCTTCGTGTTCCAAGACCCGATGACGTCGCTGAATCCGGTGCTGTCGATCGGCCGTCAAATTGCCGAACCGTTGAGGCTGCACAAGGGTGCCACCAAGGCCGAGGCTCTCGAGCGGGCGGCCGAGTTGTTGACCCTGGTCGGCATTCCAGATGCTCGCAGCCGCCTGAGGTCGTTTCCGCATGAGCTGTCGGGTGGCATGCGTCAACGTGTGATGATCGCCATCGCGCTGGCGTGCTCACCGCGGCTGCTGTTCGCCGACGAGCCCACGACGGCACTCGACGTCACGGTTCAGGCCCAGATCATCGAGATCGTTCGAGACCTCAGGGAGCGCCTCAACACAGCGATGGTCTGGATCACCCACGATCTGGCGGTGGTGGCTGGTCTGGTCGATCGGGTCATGGTCATGTACGGCGGACGAATCGTCGAGGACGCCGCGGTGCGAGAGCTGTACGCCAACCCCAGCCATCCATACACACAGGGATTGCTCAGCTCCTTGCCCCGCCTGGATCAAAAGGGCCAAGAGCTCGTCAGCATCAAGGGCCAGCCACCGAACCTCACCGCCAAGCCATCGAGTTGTTCGTTCGCTCCGCGGTGTCCTCACGCCTTCGATCGGTGTCACACGGAAATGCCCGAGTTGCAAAGCATCGGCGGGACTCATCGGGTTGCGTGCTGGCTCGATCTAGGCCAGCAGGTTGGCGATAGCTCCAGCTTCGAACGGCCGGTCAGCATTGCGGGGGTTTCCGATGGATGACGCTGTGAACACGGCAGTTCGCCAAACATCAAAGGCCGCCACCGATTCGCAGGTGCTGGTGTCGGTGAAGAACCTCGAGAAACACTTCCCGATTACCAAGGGAATGTTCCGCCGCCAGGTCGGGGCTGTGCGGGCCGTTGATGGTGTCACCTTCGACATCTATCGCGGCGAGACGCTCGGGCTCGTCGGCGAGAGCGGGTCTGGTAAGTCGACCACCGGCCGGGCCCTGATCGACCTCGACCGACCCACCGGTGGCTCCGTGCATTTCGACGGTGTCGACCTGACCGAATTGTCGCGCTCTGAGATGCGGCGTATGCGCACGCGCATGCAGATGGTGTTCCAGAACCCTCACGCATCGCTGAATCCCCGAATGACAGTTGCATCGATCATCGAGGAGCCTCTGCTCGAGCATGGCAGGGGCTCGCGCTCCGAACGGCATCGGCGCGTCGACGACCTGCTCGAGATGGTCGGGTTGCACCCTTCATTCGCCAACCGCTATCCACACGAGTTCTCGGGTGGTCAGAGACAGCGAATCGGCATCGCCAGGGCCATCGCTTTGAACCCCGACTTCATCGTTTGTGACGAGCCCATCGCAGCCCTCGACGTCTCGATCCAGGCCCAGGTGACGAACCTTCTGGAACACCTTCAAGACGAGCTGTCGCTGAGCTACCTGTTCATTTCGCACGACATGAGCATGGTGCGCCACATAGCCGACCGCGTCGCCGTCATGTACTTGGGGCGCATCGTCGAGTTGGCCGAGTGCGATGTCTTGTACAGCCAGCCTCTGCACCCGTATACCCGAGCGCTTCACTCGGCCGTACCCGTGCCCGATCCCGAGGTGGAGGCCAGGCGCGAGCGCATCGTCTTGAAGGGCGATATTCCAAGCCCGGCCAACCCGCCCTCGGGTTGCACCTTCCACACCCGCTGCCAGGCTGCACAGGATCGCTGCCGCACGGAAGTGCCCGAGTGGCGCGAGGTGAAGCCTGGTCACTGGGTGTCGTGTCACTTTGCCCACGAGGAGGGCTGGTGACGGCAGCCAAGTTCTCGTCGAGCCGAAACCTCAACTGGTGGCCGGTCTCGGCAACAATCCGATCAAGCCCGTGCATTGCGCGGGTGGAGGGAGAAACACAATGCAAATGAAACGATTGCTAGCGCTGTTATTTGCGTTCGCACTCATCGCAGCCGCTTGCGGCGACTCGGACGGCGACGACGGCAGCTCTGGCGCGTCGAC
Above is a genomic segment from Acidimicrobiales bacterium containing:
- a CDS encoding GNAT family N-acetyltransferase: MKRQLFLQALAESWRIDPELSQSKGRTIVACEDRRDTNIASGYAFGEHLVVLCDPIHAEALELILPDTACTVEQWRAAAQRRELELVGSARLLLIDDQRLDCAPDTTPALSSGYEFASLDAAAPENRSELERLVESLGPEAADDAEIELDDPDHHAVVVRFGGEPIAYAGAKPWGDMVGWGDIGIAVCAEHRRAGVGAAAVRTLVGELRDSRIEPLYRHNDDNTASAALADSVGFAAVSHLSAYRF
- a CDS encoding dipeptide ABC transporter ATP-binding protein, yielding MNTAVRQTSKAATDSQVLVSVKNLEKHFPITKGMFRRQVGAVRAVDGVTFDIYRGETLGLVGESGSGKSTTGRALIDLDRPTGGSVHFDGVDLTELSRSEMRRMRTRMQMVFQNPHASLNPRMTVASIIEEPLLEHGRGSRSERHRRVDDLLEMVGLHPSFANRYPHEFSGGQRQRIGIARAIALNPDFIVCDEPIAALDVSIQAQVTNLLEHLQDELSLSYLFISHDMSMVRHIADRVAVMYLGRIVELAECDVLYSQPLHPYTRALHSAVPVPDPEVEARRERIVLKGDIPSPANPPSGCTFHTRCQAAQDRCRTEVPEWREVKPGHWVSCHFAHEEGW
- the gap gene encoding type I glyceraldehyde-3-phosphate dehydrogenase yields the protein MTVRVGINGFGRIGRNFFRAAKDQGADIDFVAVNDLGDKATMAHLLKYDSVMPNLASDIIATDDGISVDGDVLKVLSVRDPKELPWGDLGVDVVIESTGIFTDRDKAAMHLDAGAPLVIVSAPSGGADATIVFGVNHEDFDASQHKVISNASCTTNCFVPMVKVLDDAFGVEKGLMTTVHAYTGDQSIVDGPHKDLRRARAAAVNIVPTSTGAARATGLVLQAMQGKLDGTSLRVPIPDGSITDFTAILSKDVTVEEINAAYAAASASGPLASVLEYSEAPLVSSDIVGTPWSCTIDAGMTMAMGNLVKVCGWYDNEWGYSNRLVDLVMHACS
- a CDS encoding ABC transporter ATP-binding protein, with translation MDEGRVLDVRGLAVEFDTPDGTVFAVNGVDFSLKAGEFVGVVGESGSGKSVTMMSVMRLIPMPPGRIAAGTATFDGRDLLDIGLDELREVRGSEIGFVFQDPMTSLNPVLSIGRQIAEPLRLHKGATKAEALERAAELLTLVGIPDARSRLRSFPHELSGGMRQRVMIAIALACSPRLLFADEPTTALDVTVQAQIIEIVRDLRERLNTAMVWITHDLAVVAGLVDRVMVMYGGRIVEDAAVRELYANPSHPYTQGLLSSLPRLDQKGQELVSIKGQPPNLTAKPSSCSFAPRCPHAFDRCHTEMPELQSIGGTHRVACWLDLGQQVGDSSSFERPVSIAGVSDG
- a CDS encoding S1C family serine protease, with amino-acid sequence MRRLTISVVLALAMLASACGGDSDSDDSGDSSAGQISTTTAADSGTDAGEDNTTTTTEDSGGGGLDDIADVRNSVVQIQAQGTFEFFEGTMRNAQSTGSGFVISEDGIVVTNNHVVTGAATLAVKFPDGDDPINAQILGVSECSDLAVIQLVGDGYAPLTFRDDEVRAGLPVYSAGFPASDDNDFDNLDFTLTAGIVSSTEAKGETNWASVDGVLQHDARILGGNSGGPLVDEQGRVVGINYAGSDQFDTNFAIDADTARPIIEQLAAGNDVDSLGINGEAVVFDSGFTGIWIRSVKSGSPADQAGIEPGDLLLELENLIMAADGTMADYCDVLRTQGADATMDVSVYRPSLDLVLEGQINGLPIIVPLITETVIEETGGQPTSGGDNGDALGVSYTYTTATDDSGRISVSVPDTWQVNGEENPNFGPSVWASPDLQGFLDFWDVPGIIVESAPNRPASDIPVLLQERSGLNEFCEDLGQQDYDDGFYAGVLQIYGNCGGIGTYYVVLAATPLDGDYLVRVEIQATEPRDLEAGDEALRTFVANA
- a CDS encoding class I SAM-dependent methyltransferase codes for the protein MSVDDPDLWEKNASWWQDGFTDGADPEYTEQIVPIAAELLKGAQRVLDVGAGEGQLARVAAAQGSQVVATDITWEQIRVAAQRGGGPVVVRNGAAQLPFADASFDAVLACLVFEHISDVDAAIAEVARVLEPGGRFVFMLNHPLLQTPNSGWIDDQMIDPPEQYWRVGDYLIEDETIEEVQQGVFIPFIHRPLSRYVNAMAENQLLVAGMIEPAPPPGFLERASAYEAAATIPRLLVFDAFKWVP
- the rapZ gene encoding RNase adapter RapZ, yielding MSSSDALADVSSDFLIVTGLSGAGRSQAANTLEDLGWFVIDNLPPALIPKVAELAGPGGSARRTAMVVGTTHDANEVLDSLAELTDMGARVRVLYLEASPDVLVRRYEDTRRRHPQGRDGEGLVEAIDREISMLEEVKARADLVINTTDTNVHDLRRRVVELFGESGADPLMKTTISSFGYKHGLPRDVDLVFDCRFLPNPHWIEELRPLTGLDEPVARYVLDQPTTVDFLARLDELLDLLLPSYAREGKSYLTIAMGCTGGRHRSVALAEEVARRLRSRGYRLSVQHRDVHRGGSGSPSTTKKTGD
- a CDS encoding phosphoglycerate kinase — its product is MSNTFDVPRLEDLLEALGGDLTGKRILVRTDFNVPLRDGQISDDLRIRAALPTIEWLQQHGAAVVTASHLGRPKGEPDPKYSVAPVRERLAELAPGVELLENLRFNAGETSNDPAFVAELVKGFDGYVNDAFGASHRAHASIVGPPKTLPSAAGRLLEKEVEVLGGMRSNPKRPFVAVLGGAKVSDKIGVIEALAGIVDQLIVGGAMCFTFFKAMGNSVGNSLCEDDQVEVARRLLDSDAPILLPSDVTALGPDGVDVRQLGRNLPDGWTGYDIGPGSAAEFGDAVMDARMVFWNGPMGMFEDDRFAGGTRAVAQAMADTRAFTVVGGGDSAAAIAQFGLASEIDHVSTGGGASLELLENGDLPGLEALRNAPNLG
- the tpiA gene encoding triose-phosphate isomerase; the encoded protein is MTRRMLVSGNWKMHLNHFEAIQLVQKLSYELNGHDFDAVEVTVHPPFTDIRSVQTVIDADRMKIGLGAQNVHFEPKGAFTGEVSPEMLQKLNVAYVIVGHSERRQLFGESDEIVNKKAKAVLKNEMTPIVCVGETIEQRDVNQHEAVVEAQLRASLAGLSAEQLGGLVVAYEPIWAIGTGATATSDDAQDMCAHVRRVVDDIKSGAGDSVRVQYGGSVKPTNAKELLSRPDIDGALVGGAALEANSFARIVQYDLDS